The following coding sequences are from one SAR116 cluster alpha proteobacterium HIMB100 window:
- a CDS encoding RNA polymerase sigma factor, sigma-70 family (PFAM: Sigma-70, region 4; Sigma-70 region 2~TIGRFAM: RNA polymerase sigma factor, sigma-70 family), translating into MDKNVPEMDLNLVTTPAVPLTRDMGTGYTPVKSKGLTKWDTLLVRVGRERDRTAFAELFEHFAPRIKSFLLRLGTDESVAEEVAQEAMIMVWRRAETYDVRQSGASTWIFTIARNKRIDRLRRENRPLPDMTDPSLAPDDVETSDIFVFRQQEEKKIRHALKNLPEEQAKMIFSAYYEEKSHREIADESGVPLGTVKSRIRLALNRLRAHLDEPEGIWKP; encoded by the coding sequence ATGGATAAAAACGTACCGGAAATGGATTTAAACCTTGTAACCACACCGGCAGTCCCGTTAACTAGGGATATGGGAACTGGCTATACACCTGTCAAATCGAAAGGTTTGACAAAATGGGATACCTTGCTCGTGCGCGTTGGCCGCGAACGAGACCGTACTGCATTTGCCGAATTATTTGAACATTTTGCGCCGCGAATCAAATCTTTCCTGCTGCGGCTGGGCACAGATGAATCTGTGGCTGAGGAGGTGGCGCAGGAAGCCATGATTATGGTCTGGCGGCGTGCAGAGACATATGATGTCCGCCAGTCAGGCGCCAGCACATGGATTTTCACCATTGCCCGCAACAAGCGTATTGACCGCCTGCGCCGCGAAAACCGGCCTTTGCCTGATATGACTGATCCGAGTCTGGCCCCAGATGATGTTGAAACCAGCGATATTTTTGTCTTCAGACAGCAAGAAGAGAAGAAAATTCGCCACGCTTTGAAAAATTTACCCGAAGAGCAAGCCAAAATGATCTTTTCTGCGTATTACGAAGAAAAGTCACACAGGGAAATCGCAGATGAGAGCGGCGTCCCTCTCGGCACGGTGAAATCACGAATTAGGCTAGCGCTGAACAGATTACGGGCGCATTTGGATGAGCCTGAAGGAATTTGGAAGCCATGA
- a CDS encoding radical SAM enzyme, Cfr family (PFAM: Radical SAM superfamily~TIGRFAM: 23S rRNA m2A2503 methyltransferase) → MNQTLDQARTPLLGLSLTELEEQVSRLQLPRFRARQLWRWVWRHGLTEFADMTDLGKPVQTLLSQHFHADRPSVTRRQDSSDGTIKWLIRLADGQEAETVYIPDSDRGTLCISSQVGCTLTCSFCHTGTQRLVRNLSVDEICGQVLLAMDELGDWPAGKPDRRLTNIVLMGMGEPLYNYDNVAKALKTIMSGEGIALSKRRVTLSTSGIVPEIKKCGDELGVNLAISLHAVRDDLRDQLVPINRKYNLQTLIDAVRAYPGLSNARRVTWEYVMLAGVNDSEADAKALVQLIKGIPSKINLIPFNPWPGTDHSCSNDEAIDKFAKIVMKAGYASPVRTPRGRDILAACGQLKSDSVRLRASQRAAAGLM, encoded by the coding sequence GTGAACCAGACCCTGGATCAGGCCAGAACGCCGTTATTGGGCCTGTCACTGACAGAGCTTGAAGAACAGGTCAGCCGGCTGCAATTGCCGCGGTTTCGGGCGCGTCAATTATGGCGGTGGGTCTGGCGTCACGGCTTGACTGAATTTGCTGATATGACGGATTTGGGCAAACCTGTTCAAACGTTGTTGTCTCAGCATTTTCACGCGGACCGGCCATCTGTCACACGCCGCCAGGATTCATCAGACGGGACCATTAAATGGCTGATCAGGCTGGCTGACGGTCAGGAAGCAGAAACCGTCTATATCCCTGATTCGGACAGGGGCACATTGTGTATTTCCTCACAAGTGGGCTGTACCTTGACCTGTTCATTCTGTCATACCGGGACCCAGCGTCTGGTCCGCAATCTCAGCGTTGATGAAATTTGTGGCCAGGTTCTGCTGGCGATGGACGAGCTGGGTGACTGGCCTGCGGGCAAGCCTGACCGGCGGCTGACTAATATTGTGCTGATGGGGATGGGGGAGCCCTTATATAATTACGATAATGTGGCCAAGGCGCTGAAAACAATTATGAGCGGCGAGGGCATTGCCTTATCAAAGCGCCGGGTGACCTTGTCGACCTCAGGCATTGTTCCGGAAATCAAAAAATGTGGTGATGAGCTGGGCGTCAATCTGGCCATTTCTTTACATGCGGTGCGGGATGATCTGCGTGACCAGCTGGTGCCGATTAACCGCAAATATAATCTGCAGACATTGATCGACGCGGTCAGGGCCTATCCGGGCCTGTCGAACGCGCGCCGGGTGACATGGGAATATGTGATGCTGGCCGGTGTCAATGATTCAGAAGCAGATGCCAAAGCTTTGGTCCAGCTGATCAAAGGCATCCCCTCAAAGATCAATTTGATTCCGTTTAATCCCTGGCCAGGCACAGATCACAGCTGTTCTAATGATGAAGCGATTGATAAATTTGCCAAAATTGTCATGAAAGCCGGCTACGCCTCACCAGTCAGAACCCCGCGCGGGCGCGACATCCTGGCTGCCTGTGGCCAGCTGAAATCTGACTCTGTTCGTCTGCGCGCTTCCCAGAGGGCTGCGGCCGGGCTGATGTGA
- a CDS encoding FtsH-interacting integral membrane protein (PFAM: Uncharacterised protein family UPF0005), translated as MQENRYASSVAGQSVSIDAGLRSYMLGVYNHMTTALALTGFAAFGTKLMVQANPAFGQLLFGTPLMYVIMFAPLAMVMWISFRINSMSPAKARTLFYIYATVMGLSLSTILFAFTGASVARAFFITAGAFAALSLYGYTTKRDLTALGGFLIVGVVGLILASIVNIFLGSSGLEFLISVVGVFLFAGLTAYDTQKIKSIYYAGDSREVAGRKSIHGALTLYLDFINMFLFMVQLLGNRE; from the coding sequence ATGCAGGAAAACCGTTACGCGTCATCTGTGGCCGGCCAATCCGTCTCGATTGATGCCGGTTTACGCAGCTACATGCTGGGCGTCTATAATCATATGACAACTGCCCTTGCTTTGACTGGCTTTGCCGCTTTTGGCACAAAGCTGATGGTTCAGGCTAATCCCGCCTTTGGCCAGCTGTTATTTGGCACACCTCTGATGTATGTCATCATGTTTGCCCCACTGGCGATGGTGATGTGGATCAGCTTCCGGATCAACAGCATGTCTCCGGCCAAGGCCCGGACCCTGTTTTATATCTATGCCACGGTGATGGGGCTGTCCTTATCCACAATTCTGTTTGCCTTCACCGGTGCCAGCGTGGCCAGAGCCTTTTTCATTACCGCAGGTGCATTTGCTGCCCTGTCCTTATATGGCTACACAACAAAACGTGATCTGACAGCACTTGGTGGCTTTTTGATTGTTGGCGTGGTTGGGCTGATTCTGGCCTCTATCGTCAATATCTTCCTAGGCTCATCAGGGCTTGAATTTCTGATCTCTGTTGTGGGTGTGTTTTTGTTTGCGGGCCTGACTGCCTATGATACGCAGAAAATCAAATCGATTTATTATGCAGGTGACAGCCGCGAAGTCGCGGGCCGCAAATCGATTCACGGTGCGCTGACACTCTATCTGGATTTCATCAACATGTTCTTGTTTATGGTCCAGCTTCTGGGCAACCGCGAATAG
- a CDS encoding fructose-1,6-bisphosphatase (PFAM: Fructose-1-6-bisphosphatase), with amino-acid sequence MMARAFLSDHLVISPHPFFLWRSFMIISVSDHMDLHSFVKTTAGGTLSPVVQASLLGLAEASVHIARLAAQNGLGQTALGDVTGAENADGDNQKALDVMADQLIEQALQHAGLHAYLSEEREQAVMFSSEADLVCACDPLDGSSNIDTNLTIGTIFSIYPRSGGSLLRPGREQLAAGFFAYGPQTALILTCGEGTMAFCLDDTGSYRLMDWQVAIPEATSEFAINAANQRYWTARTQRYIAQLLAGAEGVRDKNFNMRWAGSLVADSWRILRRGGVFLYPEDSRPGYQTGRLRLVYEANPISFLIEQAGGLATDGQQNILDIPPEHLHQRIPFVFGSAEEVECYKTI; translated from the coding sequence ATGATGGCTCGGGCTTTTTTGTCTGACCATCTGGTCATATCACCCCATCCCTTTTTTCTGTGGCGCAGCTTTATGATAATTTCTGTTTCTGATCACATGGATTTACACAGCTTTGTAAAGACCACCGCCGGGGGCACATTATCCCCTGTTGTTCAGGCCTCTCTTCTTGGCCTTGCTGAGGCTTCTGTTCATATTGCCCGGCTGGCGGCACAAAACGGGCTTGGCCAGACCGCGCTGGGGGATGTCACAGGGGCGGAAAATGCGGACGGGGATAATCAAAAGGCCCTGGACGTTATGGCTGATCAGCTGATCGAACAGGCCCTTCAGCATGCCGGGCTTCATGCTTATTTGTCTGAAGAACGTGAACAGGCTGTTATGTTCTCTTCAGAAGCTGATCTGGTCTGTGCCTGTGATCCGCTGGACGGCTCGTCTAATATTGACACCAACCTGACTATTGGCACGATTTTTTCGATTTATCCGCGATCTGGCGGGTCGTTGCTGCGGCCAGGGCGGGAACAGCTGGCTGCTGGCTTTTTTGCTTATGGCCCGCAAACCGCTCTTATCCTGACGTGCGGCGAGGGCACAATGGCCTTTTGTCTGGATGATACAGGCAGCTACAGATTGATGGACTGGCAGGTGGCAATTCCAGAAGCAACATCTGAATTTGCCATTAACGCGGCCAATCAGCGTTATTGGACGGCCCGAACCCAGCGCTATATTGCCCAGCTTCTGGCTGGTGCTGAAGGCGTGCGGGATAAAAATTTCAATATGCGCTGGGCCGGGTCTCTAGTGGCGGACAGCTGGCGTATCCTGCGCCGTGGCGGGGTGTTTTTATATCCAGAAGACAGCCGCCCCGGCTATCAGACCGGGCGTCTGCGTCTGGTTTATGAAGCCAATCCGATCAGCTTTCTGATTGAACAGGCAGGCGGGCTTGCCACTGACGGACAGCAGAATATTCTGGATATCCCCCCTGAACATCTGCATCAGCGCATCCCGTTTGTTTTTGGCTCTGCTGAAGAGGTGGAGTGTTATAAAACCATCTGA
- a CDS encoding fructose-bisphosphate aldolase, class II, Calvin cycle subtype (PFAM: Fructose-bisphosphate aldolase class-II~TIGRFAM: ketose-bisphosphate aldolases; fructose-bisphosphate aldolase, class II, Calvin cycle subtype) has translation MLVTLRQILDHAAEHSYGVPAFNINNMEQGLAILKAADAVDAPVILQASRGARGYAGDQMLQHLIKGLVAMYPHIPICMHQDHGNSAATCMTAIQYGFTSVMMDGSLEADGKSPASYDYNVQITSDVTQMAHHGGVSVEGELGVLGSLETGMGDQEDGHGAEGKLSEDQLLTDPEQAVDFVRATQVDALAIAMGTSHGAYKFSRQPDGDILAMHVIEDIHRRLPDTHLVMHGSSSVPQELQDIFNEFGGEMPQTYGVPISEIERGIKHGVRKVNIDTDCRLAMASIIRKVARQNPSEFDLRKFLKPAADAMQDLCRDRFERFGTAGNAHKIKPVALADMAARYASGSMAPKISA, from the coding sequence ATGCTTGTAACCCTCAGACAGATTTTGGACCATGCTGCTGAACACAGCTATGGTGTGCCGGCGTTTAACATTAATAATATGGAACAGGGGCTGGCGATCTTAAAAGCTGCTGATGCTGTTGATGCGCCGGTTATCCTTCAGGCCAGCCGCGGTGCCAGGGGGTATGCTGGTGATCAGATGCTGCAGCATCTGATCAAAGGGCTGGTGGCGATGTATCCGCATATTCCGATTTGCATGCATCAGGATCATGGCAATTCTGCTGCGACCTGTATGACAGCGATTCAATATGGCTTTACCTCAGTGATGATGGATGGCTCATTGGAAGCAGATGGCAAAAGCCCGGCCTCTTATGATTATAATGTTCAGATCACCTCAGATGTCACCCAGATGGCGCATCATGGCGGCGTGTCTGTTGAAGGTGAATTGGGCGTGCTGGGCTCACTGGAAACCGGAATGGGTGACCAGGAAGATGGCCATGGCGCAGAAGGCAAACTTTCTGAAGATCAGCTTCTGACTGACCCGGAACAGGCGGTTGATTTTGTACGTGCGACCCAGGTTGATGCGCTGGCGATTGCCATGGGAACCAGCCATGGCGCTTATAAATTTTCACGCCAGCCCGACGGGGATATTCTGGCCATGCATGTTATCGAAGATATTCACCGCCGCCTGCCGGATACGCATCTGGTCATGCATGGCTCATCGTCTGTGCCTCAGGAATTGCAGGATATCTTTAATGAATTTGGTGGCGAAATGCCCCAGACCTATGGCGTGCCCATAAGCGAAATTGAACGTGGCATCAAACATGGCGTGCGCAAAGTGAATATTGATACGGACTGCCGTCTGGCGATGGCCAGCATCATCCGCAAAGTCGCCCGGCAAAACCCGTCTGAATTTGATTTGCGTAAATTCCTGAAACCAGCTGCGGACGCGATGCAAGATTTATGTCGCGACCGGTTTGAACGGTTTGGCACAGCGGGCAACGCGCATAAGATTAAACCGGTGGCGCTGGCAGATATGGCGGCCCGTTATGCGTCTGGCAGCATGGCCCCGAAAATTTCAGCTTAA
- a CDS encoding RmlD-like substrate binding protein (PFAM: RmlD substrate binding domain), with protein sequence MSTQPHIFIFGLGYVGQHLARRLSATGWQITATTRQPEQLARHVPDSWCLLPFSTESVPVQLAAHLTTATHLLSCIAPQAGHDPVLAHYADDLVAFTGWTGYLSATSVYPDQPEGWVDEDTAAAPVSARGKNRLAAEQRWQETCQAEIFRLAGIYGPGRNALEDLPAGKARIIDKPGHVFNRIHQTDISRVIEAAMATPRRGRIINLADHKPASQAEVIGYAARLLDMQPPQAIPFAEAEMSEMARSFYAAQRRIKSRIIGPELGLELLYPDYESGLKAIFEAEQDSALS encoded by the coding sequence GTGAGCACGCAGCCCCATATTTTCATTTTTGGCCTGGGTTATGTCGGGCAGCATCTGGCAAGACGGCTGAGTGCGACAGGCTGGCAAATTACCGCGACCACCCGCCAGCCAGAACAGCTGGCCCGGCATGTGCCGGATAGCTGGTGCCTGTTGCCCTTCAGCACAGAGTCTGTTCCTGTCCAGCTGGCCGCACATCTGACCACAGCCACTCATCTTCTGTCCTGCATTGCCCCGCAAGCTGGCCATGATCCGGTTTTAGCGCATTATGCAGATGATCTTGTCGCCTTTACCGGATGGACAGGCTACCTGTCTGCCACGTCGGTCTATCCTGATCAGCCTGAAGGATGGGTTGATGAAGATACAGCTGCTGCACCGGTAAGCGCCCGGGGCAAAAACCGGCTGGCCGCAGAGCAGCGCTGGCAGGAGACTTGCCAGGCGGAGATTTTCAGACTGGCCGGTATTTACGGGCCAGGCCGCAATGCGCTAGAGGATCTGCCAGCCGGCAAAGCACGCATCATTGACAAGCCCGGGCACGTGTTTAACCGCATTCATCAGACCGATATCAGCCGTGTGATCGAAGCGGCCATGGCGACGCCGCGCCGCGGCCGGATCATCAATTTAGCTGATCATAAACCAGCCTCACAAGCAGAGGTGATCGGCTATGCCGCCCGGCTGCTGGACATGCAACCGCCACAAGCGATCCCCTTTGCCGAGGCAGAGATGAGCGAGATGGCCCGCAGTTTTTATGCCGCACAGCGCCGCATAAAATCACGAATTATCGGCCCGGAATTGGGGCTTGAGCTTTTGTATCCGGATTATGAAAGCGGGCTGAAGGCGATTTTCGAAGCTGAACAGGACAGCGCGTTAAGCTGA